From Nguyenibacter vanlangensis, one genomic window encodes:
- a CDS encoding IS3 family transposase (programmed frameshift), whose product MGKVTRKRYSGEFKSRVALEAIRGEQTLGELASKHGVHQTMIAQWKRQAIEGMAATFSGKAVAEPATSAAEVEKLHAKIGQLLVERDFFAGCLCSLGRDQRREMIDPQLPRLSVVRQCALLRLNRSGVYYQSAPESAFNLMLMRLIDEQFMETPYYGTRQMARHVRRLGHEVGRKRIGRLMARMGLVAIYQKPRTTVPHPEHRTYPYLLRDLTIDRPNQVWCSDITYIPMRRGFLYLTAIMDWTTRKVLAWRLSNTMDADFCVEALKEALARYGKPEIFNTDQGSQFTTPRFTEVLQERQIRISMDGRGRWMDNVFIERLWRSLKYECVYLHAFETGSELRAGLAKWIGHYNAQRPHSALTGCTPDEAYHGSAPTPLPGLTPATVSVSNSEKLAA is encoded by the exons ATGGGCAAGGTTACGAGGAAACGGTATTCGGGCGAGTTCAAGTCGCGGGTGGCTCTTGAGGCGATCCGTGGCGAGCAGACGCTGGGGGAACTGGCGTCGAAGCACGGTGTGCATCAGACGATGATCGCCCAGTGGAAGCGCCAGGCGATCGAGGGCATGGCCGCGACCTTTTCGGGCAAGGCCGTTGCGGAGCCTGCGACGAGTGCAGCCGAGGTCGAAAAGCTTCATGCGAAGATCGGCCAGCTTTTGGTGGAACGGGATTT TTTTGCGGGATGCCTCTGTTCGCTTGGGCGTGACCAGAGGCGGGAAATGATCGACCCGCAGCTTCCTCGCCTGTCGGTCGTCCGGCAATGTGCCCTTCTGAGGCTCAATCGATCGGGCGTGTATTATCAGTCTGCGCCAGAAAGCGCGTTCAACCTGATGCTGATGCGGCTGATCGACGAGCAGTTCATGGAAACGCCGTATTATGGCACCCGGCAGATGGCGCGGCACGTTCGTCGTTTGGGCCATGAGGTGGGTCGCAAGCGGATCGGACGGCTGATGGCCCGGATGGGGCTGGTTGCGATCTACCAGAAACCGCGCACGACGGTGCCCCACCCGGAGCATCGCACGTATCCCTATCTCCTACGGGACCTGACGATCGACCGACCCAATCAGGTCTGGTGTTCGGATATCACCTACATTCCGATGCGCCGGGGTTTTCTGTATCTGACGGCGATCATGGACTGGACGACGCGCAAGGTTCTGGCCTGGCGCCTGTCCAATACCATGGATGCGGACTTCTGCGTTGAGGCCCTGAAGGAGGCGTTGGCCCGCTACGGAAAGCCGGAGATTTTCAACACGGATCAGGGCAGCCAATTCACCACGCCGCGCTTCACTGAAGTGCTGCAGGAGCGGCAGATCCGCATCAGCATGGACGGGCGCGGCCGCTGGATGGACAACGTCTTCATCGAACGGCTCTGGCGGTCATTGAAATATGAATGCGTGTATCTCCACGCTTTCGAGACCGGCTCGGAACTCCGGGCCGGCCTGGCGAAATGGATTGGTCATTATAATGCCCAGCGCCCACACTCGGCGCTCACTGGATGCACGCCCGATGAGGCGTATCATGGATCCGCTCCGACACCGTTGCCGGGGTTAACCCCGGCAACGGTGTCGGTCAGCAACAGCGAGAAATTGGCAGCATAG
- a CDS encoding relaxase/mobilization nuclease domain-containing protein, producing MAQDDDTAFRPRVGRIRSKGGAARGRADFLAAVRTQVRRQSPSPAKRGGSGSSGGNGRRSSSGSGASSCARSASRSASYRGVGRGRGASFVRARGIVGWRHQVSGARRVTVKARVARQAGKGGGAAAHLRYIQRDGTSRDGERGVLYGPETDHTDAKAFLERGADDRHQFRFIVSPEDAERMDDLTDFTRDLMTQMEADLGTRLDWVAVNHFNTAHPHVHVVVNGRDDQGKDLVIDGSYITHGLRERASEFVTLELGPVSEIEQRQKLESEIDRDRFTRIDRALLAQARDGSLDMRPGIETPASDLVDRRLRLSRLAKLERMGLANQTAPGRWTLEERLEERLGNLGERDDITKQMHRALKARDNGTAPTRDPGHFRFHSEAPERPVAGRLVDRHLTDELGENLSLVVDGLDGRVHHLRGFDPAQMEDIPAGAIVEIAAAPVPDKPRPSDRAILAHTENGIYRPSAHLEQMQLDRWSLKGTPEDLIKGYVRRLEALRRAGIVERLEADRWRIPEDFQQKVLAYDAARAPKATVRLLSAFDLEAQIGSDGATWLDRRLVAGAGRDGDRVEAGFGGEVGDALARRQKALIDRGDASLTPEGMVRYRKNLLVTLEGREVERVGQAMAEKREKLWRPLDRFETIQGTMKGPIDLASGRFAVLESGHEFSLVPWRPEIGRQRQKEMAISMDEHGGISWELGRGRGLGL from the coding sequence ATGGCGCAGGATGACGACACCGCGTTCCGTCCCAGAGTTGGACGCATCCGCTCGAAGGGCGGGGCCGCGCGCGGTCGCGCCGACTTCCTGGCTGCGGTTCGTACGCAGGTCCGCAGGCAATCCCCGTCCCCCGCTAAGAGGGGAGGCAGCGGGTCGAGCGGCGGCAATGGCCGCCGCTCATCTTCCGGCTCTGGCGCGTCCTCTTGCGCGAGGAGCGCGTCGCGTTCCGCGTCCTACCGTGGCGTCGGTCGCGGGCGGGGTGCGTCCTTCGTCAGGGCACGCGGGATCGTGGGTTGGCGGCATCAGGTGTCTGGTGCCCGGCGTGTGACCGTGAAGGCGCGTGTCGCGCGTCAGGCCGGAAAGGGAGGCGGGGCCGCCGCCCACCTGCGCTACATCCAGCGCGATGGCACGTCCCGCGACGGCGAGCGTGGCGTCCTGTATGGCCCGGAAACCGACCACACCGATGCGAAAGCCTTCCTCGAACGCGGCGCGGACGACCGGCATCAGTTCAGGTTCATCGTCTCACCGGAAGACGCCGAACGGATGGATGACCTCACGGACTTCACGCGCGACCTGATGACGCAGATGGAAGCCGATCTCGGCACACGGCTGGACTGGGTGGCGGTGAACCATTTCAACACCGCCCATCCCCATGTCCATGTCGTGGTCAATGGCCGCGACGACCAGGGCAAAGACCTTGTCATCGATGGCAGCTACATCACCCACGGCCTCCGCGAACGCGCCTCCGAGTTCGTGACGCTGGAACTCGGCCCCGTGTCCGAGATCGAGCAGCGGCAGAAGCTGGAGAGCGAGATCGACCGTGACCGCTTCACCCGCATCGACCGTGCCCTGCTGGCGCAGGCGCGGGATGGAAGCCTCGACATGCGCCCCGGTATCGAGACGCCAGCCTCCGATCTGGTTGATCGGCGGCTGCGCCTGTCGCGCCTCGCGAAGCTGGAACGCATGGGGCTGGCGAACCAGACAGCGCCGGGGCGGTGGACGCTCGAGGAGCGGCTGGAAGAGCGTCTGGGGAATTTGGGCGAGCGCGACGACATCACGAAGCAGATGCACCGTGCCCTGAAGGCGCGCGACAACGGAACAGCGCCGACACGCGATCCTGGGCATTTCCGCTTCCATAGCGAGGCCCCGGAGCGGCCGGTGGCGGGGAGGTTGGTGGACCGGCACCTGACCGATGAACTCGGGGAAAACCTGTCGCTGGTGGTCGATGGCCTCGACGGGCGGGTGCATCACCTGCGCGGCTTCGATCCGGCCCAGATGGAGGACATCCCCGCTGGCGCGATCGTGGAGATCGCCGCCGCTCCGGTCCCCGACAAGCCGCGCCCGTCCGATCGGGCGATCCTCGCGCATACCGAGAACGGGATCTATCGCCCTTCCGCCCATCTGGAGCAGATGCAGCTCGACCGCTGGAGCCTCAAAGGCACGCCGGAAGACCTGATCAAAGGCTATGTCCGCCGTCTGGAGGCGTTACGCCGGGCGGGGATCGTGGAGCGGCTGGAGGCCGACCGCTGGCGCATTCCGGAAGATTTCCAGCAGAAGGTTCTCGCCTATGATGCCGCGCGTGCCCCGAAGGCGACGGTGCGGCTGCTGTCCGCCTTCGATCTGGAGGCGCAGATCGGCTCCGATGGCGCGACCTGGCTCGACCGGCGTCTGGTGGCCGGGGCCGGTCGCGACGGCGATCGGGTGGAGGCCGGGTTCGGGGGCGAGGTCGGTGATGCCCTGGCCAGACGGCAAAAGGCCCTGATCGACCGTGGGGACGCCAGCCTGACCCCGGAGGGCATGGTGCGCTATCGGAAGAACCTGCTGGTGACGCTGGAAGGGCGGGAGGTGGAACGGGTCGGGCAGGCCATGGCCGAAAAGCGGGAGAAGCTGTGGCGCCCCCTCGATCGCTTCGAGACCATCCAGGGCACGATGAAAGGTCCGATCGATCTGGCCAGCGGGCGCTTCGCGGTGCTGGAGAGCGGCCATGAATTCTCGCTGGTGCCCTGGCGACCGGAGATCGGCAGACAGCGCCAGAAGGAGATGGCGATCTCCATGGACGAGCATGGCGGCATCTCCTGGGAACTGGGTCGGGGCAGGGGACTTGGCTTGTAG
- a CDS encoding ATP-binding protein yields MERHHRAVVESLQDCCSGSTVMTSNLPFEDWTQLLGSERLTGALLDRLTHHVSILTMNGDSYRLRQSARRRCAAGVEQNQAAGIIDPDTGEITNT; encoded by the coding sequence ATGGAGCGTCACCATCGGGCTGTCGTCGAGAGCCTGCAGGACTGTTGCTCCGGCTCGACGGTCATGACCTCCAACTTGCCGTTCGAGGACTGGACCCAGCTTCTGGGATCCGAACGCCTGACCGGTGCGCTGCTTGACCGGCTCACGCATCACGTCAGCATCTTGACCATGAATGGCGACAGCTACCGGCTCAGGCAATCCGCCCGCCGCCGCTGCGCCGCCGGGGTGGAGCAAAACCAGGCCGCCGGGATCATCGATCCTGACACCGGTGAGATCACCAACACCTGA
- a CDS encoding SMR family transporter has translation MPSYVFFLLMCGAALHATWNALIRGAGDRIITTIAVSGGAALVAACVLPFLVQPQVASWPFLVVSMVIHIVSYMLTARAYHEADMTQVYPLMRGAAPLLTALVAIVWLHDPVPPFAWVGMAIISFGVGSLVLARHHGWSGRGLAYALANALAIAFYSATDGAGVRLSHAPAGYALWVFLLTGVALLGWNVANRGRLFAKRLAQSFWRGVFGGAGSALSYGIALWAITRVPIAVVSAARECSIAFGTLIAILFLGERVSPRRVIATGCIVAGAVVLRLA, from the coding sequence ATGCCGTCTTACGTGTTCTTTCTGCTGATGTGCGGTGCGGCACTGCACGCGACATGGAACGCCCTGATCCGTGGTGCGGGCGACCGCATCATTACCACGATCGCCGTCTCAGGCGGTGCGGCGTTGGTGGCGGCCTGTGTGTTGCCGTTCCTGGTCCAGCCCCAGGTGGCAAGCTGGCCGTTCCTCGTGGTGTCGATGGTCATTCATATCGTCTCCTACATGCTGACCGCGCGTGCCTATCACGAAGCGGACATGACGCAGGTCTATCCCTTGATGCGGGGAGCAGCGCCCCTCTTGACCGCTCTGGTAGCGATCGTCTGGCTGCACGATCCGGTACCGCCCTTCGCATGGGTGGGGATGGCCATCATCAGTTTCGGCGTTGGGAGCCTTGTCCTTGCGCGCCATCACGGTTGGAGTGGCAGGGGGCTAGCTTACGCCTTGGCCAACGCCCTGGCGATCGCCTTTTATTCTGCTACCGACGGGGCGGGCGTCCGCCTGTCCCATGCGCCCGCCGGCTATGCGCTCTGGGTCTTCCTGCTGACTGGTGTGGCGCTACTAGGCTGGAATGTTGCAAACCGAGGCCGTCTTTTCGCGAAGCGCCTGGCTCAAAGTTTCTGGCGCGGTGTGTTCGGCGGCGCGGGCAGCGCACTGTCCTACGGTATCGCGCTGTGGGCCATAACGCGCGTGCCGATTGCCGTCGTGTCGGCCGCACGGGAATGCTCGATCGCTTTCGGGACGCTGATCGCCATCCTGTTCCTTGGCGAGCGCGTTAGTCCTCGCCGCGTGATTGCAACGGGATGCATTGTCGCGGGCGCCGTGGTTCTCCGTTTGGCCTGA
- a CDS encoding IS3 family transposase (programmed frameshift), whose product MKASKFTEAQIAFVLKQAEGGASVAEVCRKAGISDATFYNWRKKYAGLMPSEMKRLRVLEEENAKLKRIVADLSLDKAMLQDVLFKKALRPARKRELVDMLQGDWKVSTRRACAVLRIDRSLYVYKSKRGTQAELTQKIREICETRVRYGYRRVHVLLKRDGWAVNPKRIYRLYKELGLQLRNKVPRRRVKAKVREDRRPAAHNNDTWAMDFVHDQLATGRKIRILTAIDTFSRFSPATDPRFSYRGEDVVQTLERICAQMGYPKSIRVDQGTEFVSRDLDLWAYQKGVVLDFSRPGKPTDNSFIESFNGKFRAECLNTHWFMSLDDARAKMEAWRQDYNEVRPHSAIGNKPPISLLNSLPACLPVEP is encoded by the exons ATGAAGGCATCGAAGTTCACCGAGGCGCAGATCGCGTTTGTTCTGAAGCAGGCCGAAGGGGGAGCGTCGGTCGCCGAGGTCTGCCGCAAGGCGGGTATTTCGGATGCGACGTTCTACAATTGGCGGAAGAAATATGCGGGTCTGATGCCGTCCGAGATGAAGCGGCTGCGGGTGCTTGAAGAGGAAAACGCCAAGCTGAAGCGGATCGTGGCGGACCTGTCGCTTGATAAGGCGATGCTGCAGGACGTGCTGT TCAAAAAAGCTTTAAGGCCTGCGCGCAAACGCGAACTCGTGGACATGCTGCAGGGCGACTGGAAAGTCTCGACACGACGCGCCTGCGCGGTGCTGCGGATCGACCGCTCGCTCTATGTCTACAAGTCGAAGCGTGGCACGCAGGCCGAACTGACACAGAAGATCCGCGAGATCTGTGAAACGCGCGTTCGCTATGGCTATCGGCGCGTTCATGTCCTGTTGAAACGCGATGGCTGGGCGGTCAATCCGAAGCGGATCTATCGGCTTTACAAGGAGTTGGGCTTGCAGTTACGCAACAAGGTGCCCAGGCGCCGGGTCAAGGCGAAGGTGCGCGAGGATCGCCGTCCGGCCGCCCATAATAACGACACCTGGGCCATGGATTTCGTGCACGACCAGCTAGCGACGGGCCGCAAGATCAGGATCCTGACGGCGATCGACACTTTCTCCCGCTTCTCGCCGGCGACCGATCCACGGTTCAGCTATCGTGGCGAGGATGTCGTCCAGACGCTGGAGCGGATCTGTGCGCAGATGGGTTACCCAAAAAGCATCCGGGTCGACCAGGGCACGGAGTTCGTCAGCCGGGATCTGGATCTCTGGGCGTATCAGAAGGGGGTCGTGCTCGACTTCTCCCGCCCCGGCAAACCGACCGACAACAGCTTTATCGAGTCCTTCAACGGGAAATTCCGGGCTGAGTGCCTGAACACGCACTGGTTCATGAGCCTTGACGACGCCCGGGCAAAAATGGAGGCTTGGCGTCAGGACTACAACGAGGTCCGCCCACACAGTGCCATCGGCAATAAACCGCCGATATCGCTGCTCAATAGCTTGCCGGCGTGCTTGCCGGTCGAGCCCTAA
- a CDS encoding DUF2786 domain-containing protein, protein MPQRKDDASTDLAGRQGDIDEVLASATRCLAPGKIDALIRHWLRDELPADDLSADVMLTRMALGLAIGTTLAVFTPSPSGQTAFDRLARQRRVAPPLVPVLDCLRRTRFRVVVAESLRGDGLADVRDVASGDRLRVADDGFRSEVMGVRLAVWVVPGDDDRHVFVGPVVPLDDPAFAVVEAFLRTGHRGLVNPLRCADAVYQHVVHHGPMRLPAWDDNDLDPFDDDDPLALLARKWARTPAPRSSDDIQLVRAQSDIETVVCVLIAIGSARATRQDALAAAWTEIGQVQSETIDRRAAISPSAAGLDDLEHLIGRLIATKEVPSSVREILREIRQAVAGRRKKTASDRRDDLDDVIARIQALRVRTVERGCTEQEVLAAAEKAAELLDRHGLSLSDLDIRNQTCEAIIVETSRKRAGALDDCVPTIAAIFDTRVWGETGEQGLLRHVFFGLPADVQAARYLYELVERTFETEGAGFRTSTAYLDTAAKLRRTATNSFQHGLAHGIIDKLRTLRETRESVLRASSGRDLVTVKADVVDEEMAALGLRLYTRTRSGRRRMLRDVYDQGRQTGLDFDYRPGIGQQG, encoded by the coding sequence ATGCCACAGCGGAAAGACGATGCGTCAACGGACCTGGCCGGGCGTCAGGGCGACATCGACGAAGTGCTGGCCTCAGCAACGCGCTGCCTCGCGCCTGGAAAGATCGACGCGCTGATCCGGCACTGGCTTCGCGACGAGCTACCGGCTGACGACCTGTCGGCGGACGTCATGTTGACACGTATGGCACTCGGGCTCGCCATCGGCACGACACTGGCCGTCTTCACGCCCTCTCCCAGTGGCCAGACGGCGTTTGATCGTCTGGCCCGTCAACGCCGTGTCGCTCCCCCGCTTGTGCCAGTGCTGGACTGCTTGCGACGGACCCGGTTTCGTGTGGTCGTCGCCGAGTCCCTGCGGGGTGACGGTCTCGCCGACGTCCGGGACGTGGCGTCAGGCGATCGCCTGCGCGTCGCGGATGATGGCTTCCGGTCGGAGGTAATGGGTGTCCGGCTTGCGGTCTGGGTCGTTCCGGGCGATGACGACCGGCATGTGTTCGTCGGTCCCGTCGTGCCGCTGGACGACCCTGCCTTTGCCGTCGTCGAAGCCTTCCTGCGGACCGGACATCGCGGACTTGTCAATCCGCTGCGCTGTGCCGACGCTGTGTATCAGCATGTTGTGCATCACGGTCCGATGCGCCTCCCCGCATGGGACGACAACGATCTCGATCCATTCGATGACGATGATCCGCTCGCGCTGCTGGCGCGCAAATGGGCGCGGACGCCGGCCCCCCGTTCATCCGACGATATCCAGTTGGTGCGGGCGCAGAGCGACATCGAGACCGTTGTCTGTGTGCTGATCGCCATCGGCAGCGCCCGTGCGACGCGACAGGACGCGCTGGCGGCCGCTTGGACGGAAATCGGGCAGGTGCAGAGCGAGACGATCGACCGTCGCGCCGCGATTTCGCCGTCGGCGGCCGGACTGGACGACCTCGAGCATCTGATCGGGCGGCTGATCGCGACGAAAGAGGTTCCCTCCTCCGTCAGGGAGATCCTTCGCGAGATCCGGCAAGCGGTCGCAGGGAGACGAAAAAAGACCGCATCCGATCGCCGGGACGATCTTGACGACGTGATCGCCCGCATCCAGGCGCTTCGCGTCCGAACCGTGGAACGGGGCTGCACCGAACAGGAGGTTCTGGCCGCCGCCGAGAAGGCGGCGGAGTTGCTGGATCGCCACGGTCTCAGCCTGAGCGATCTGGATATCCGCAATCAGACATGCGAGGCGATCATCGTCGAGACATCCCGCAAACGGGCGGGGGCACTGGACGATTGTGTGCCGACCATCGCCGCTATCTTCGATACGCGTGTCTGGGGGGAGACCGGTGAACAGGGCCTGTTACGTCATGTCTTCTTCGGCCTTCCCGCCGATGTGCAGGCCGCCCGCTATCTCTATGAACTCGTGGAACGGACCTTCGAGACAGAGGGCGCGGGATTCAGGACAAGCACCGCCTATCTGGACACGGCCGCCAAGCTGCGCCGGACGGCCACGAACTCCTTTCAACATGGTCTGGCGCACGGGATCATCGACAAGCTCAGAACGCTTCGGGAGACGCGTGAAAGCGTATTGCGGGCGTCCTCCGGCCGCGATCTGGTGACGGTCAAGGCCGACGTCGTGGACGAGGAAATGGCCGCGCTCGGCCTTCGCCTTTATACCCGGACGCGCTCGGGTCGCCGCCGCATGCTGCGCGACGTTTATGACCAAGGGCGCCAGACCGGGCTGGATTTCGACTACCGGCCCGGCATCGGACAACAGGGCTAG
- a CDS encoding CopG family transcriptional regulator, with protein MTRRQRMNVYFEPGLLKQVEALAERRKVSKSAVIEAAVLSLVSGEDDGRRDAALSKRLDRLGRRIDDVDEAVAVLGEAFALYTHAWMMRQLPIPANENEAARDRAADMYAQFNKVLVRRLAKGHRFLNERVRDVVGRRDADTGT; from the coding sequence ATGACCAGACGGCAGCGGATGAACGTGTATTTCGAGCCGGGCCTGCTGAAGCAGGTCGAGGCGCTGGCCGAGCGCCGGAAGGTGTCGAAATCGGCGGTGATCGAGGCGGCGGTGCTGTCGCTCGTGTCCGGCGAGGACGATGGACGCCGGGATGCGGCACTGTCGAAGCGTCTGGACCGGCTCGGGCGGCGGATCGACGATGTGGACGAGGCCGTTGCCGTGCTGGGCGAGGCGTTCGCGCTCTATACCCATGCCTGGATGATGCGCCAGCTTCCCATCCCGGCGAACGAGAACGAAGCCGCCAGGGACCGGGCGGCAGATATGTATGCCCAATTCAACAAGGTGCTGGTCCGGCGGCTGGCGAAGGGACACCGGTTTCTCAATGAGCGGGTAAGAGATGTCGTAGGGCGGAGGGACGCGGATACGGGGACATAA
- a CDS encoding LysR substrate-binding domain-containing protein — MTYICEQGSIRWKVFTGSVNFSHRTMRKLPPLSALRVFEVAARTRSYVEAGAELGLTHGAVSRQVAALETWLGQRLFVRVGRRMVATQAARAFATEISRSFDRVMTAAEACGRPSGRRVLRVSAPTTFAMRRLIPRLDHFHAAWPDIEISVTTVTTLHEELRAGFDVAIRRGSGALGEEAWPQHHAVPILAEYDTLIASPAFLAEHAIRVPHDILDKPLIATETRPRDWADWLSAAGLPHPVGRRRVFDHFFISLQSVTDGLGLGMGAFPLIAREVALGRLATPFPDIRVPRRGYVALVPFDADKSPALTGFVDWLVAEGGAPYGT, encoded by the coding sequence GTGACTTACATTTGTGAGCAAGGATCGATTAGATGGAAAGTGTTCACAGGATCTGTCAACTTTTCTCACAGGACGATGCGCAAACTTCCTCCTCTCTCCGCCCTTCGGGTCTTCGAGGTCGCCGCCCGCACACGCAGCTATGTCGAAGCCGGCGCGGAACTCGGCCTGACGCACGGCGCGGTCAGCCGACAGGTCGCGGCGCTGGAAACGTGGCTCGGTCAGCGCCTGTTCGTGCGGGTCGGTCGGCGGATGGTGGCCACGCAGGCGGCCCGGGCGTTCGCTACCGAGATCAGCCGGTCGTTCGACCGTGTCATGACGGCCGCCGAGGCGTGCGGTCGTCCATCGGGCCGCCGGGTGTTGCGCGTCAGTGCGCCAACGACCTTCGCCATGCGTCGGTTGATCCCCCGCCTCGATCACTTCCACGCTGCATGGCCCGATATCGAGATCAGCGTCACGACCGTCACCACATTGCATGAAGAACTCCGAGCCGGCTTCGATGTCGCCATCCGGCGCGGCTCCGGTGCTTTGGGCGAGGAAGCGTGGCCGCAGCATCATGCCGTTCCGATCCTGGCCGAATATGACACGCTGATCGCAAGTCCTGCGTTCCTCGCGGAGCACGCCATCCGCGTGCCCCACGATATTCTGGACAAACCGCTGATTGCCACGGAAACGCGCCCACGCGACTGGGCGGACTGGCTGAGCGCCGCCGGTCTGCCACATCCGGTCGGCCGGCGGCGCGTGTTTGATCATTTCTTCATCTCGCTTCAGTCCGTCACGGACGGCCTTGGCCTGGGTATGGGCGCGTTTCCGCTGATCGCGCGTGAGGTGGCATTGGGGCGGCTGGCGACGCCATTTCCCGATATCAGGGTGCCGAGACGCGGCTATGTGGCGCTCGTACCTTTCGATGCTGACAAATCCCCCGCCCTAACGGGTTTCGTCGACTGGCTTGTCGCGGAGGGGGGCGCGCCATACGGTACGTGA
- a CDS encoding DUF2840 domain-containing protein — MTDDPSGLITTIELTWIEKRLERWLRFGRPVTDTILDRQRRLLSFGSGSVFAFVRWAANDYGTVESHIDIVRTVGSSEDYQTVPCVQPGGEVLLLQSSWSRVQRVLEAIDAVEALDIDPTEVSPDYWRHVHHRMEARQQPVAYTKARHRAWLRRRALQ; from the coding sequence ATGACCGACGATCCGTCCGGCCTGATCACGACGATCGAACTGACCTGGATCGAGAAGCGGTTGGAACGCTGGCTGCGCTTCGGCCGCCCGGTCACGGACACGATCCTCGACCGTCAGCGACGCCTGCTCAGCTTTGGCTCCGGCAGCGTATTCGCCTTCGTCCGCTGGGCCGCCAACGATTACGGGACGGTTGAATCACACATCGACATCGTGCGCACGGTCGGCTCCAGCGAAGACTACCAGACCGTCCCCTGCGTGCAGCCGGGTGGCGAGGTGTTGCTGCTCCAGAGTTCATGGTCGCGCGTCCAGCGTGTGCTGGAAGCGATCGACGCGGTGGAGGCGTTGGACATCGACCCGACCGAGGTCAGTCCTGATTACTGGCGGCACGTGCATCACCGCATGGAGGCGCGGCAACAGCCCGTTGCCTACACCAAAGCGCGGCATCGGGCATGGCTGCGTCGTCGCGCGTTGCAGTGA
- a CDS encoding class I SAM-dependent methyltransferase, with product MSGRHEDGSAGDANYGVIGTHYTAYRQPDPRIAAYIERALGDARTVLNIGAGAGSYEPRDRSVTAVEPSAAMRAQRPADLPVAIDAVAEALPFADGTFDASIATFTVHQWRDLRAGLAEMRRVTCGPAMILTCDPAVLHRSWLAAYAPDMIAVEARRYPNIDMLAAGLGPNTQIISVPIPFDCTDGFSEAYYGRPEMLLDPGARRANSAWSFVAPDAEAAFVARLTCDLEDGVWDARYGALRHQSAFDGSLRLIAGSHLAPVGRMVGKGF from the coding sequence ATGTCGGGTCGGCATGAAGACGGCAGCGCGGGGGATGCGAATTACGGTGTCATCGGGACGCACTATACGGCCTATCGCCAGCCGGACCCGCGTATCGCGGCCTATATCGAACGGGCATTGGGCGATGCGCGGACCGTCCTGAATATCGGTGCGGGCGCCGGCTCTTACGAGCCGCGGGATCGATCCGTGACGGCGGTGGAACCGTCCGCCGCCATGCGCGCACAGCGGCCGGCCGACCTGCCAGTCGCAATCGACGCTGTGGCCGAGGCGCTGCCCTTTGCCGATGGCACGTTCGACGCCAGCATAGCGACCTTCACCGTGCATCAATGGCGGGATCTGCGCGCCGGGCTCGCGGAAATGCGGCGTGTCACGTGTGGACCGGCGATGATCCTGACCTGCGACCCGGCCGTGCTGCATCGGTCCTGGCTGGCGGCGTATGCACCGGACATGATCGCGGTCGAAGCCCGACGTTACCCGAATATAGACATGCTCGCGGCCGGGCTAGGGCCGAATACACAGATCATCTCCGTGCCGATCCCGTTCGATTGCACGGATGGATTTAGCGAAGCGTATTATGGCCGGCCGGAGATGCTGCTCGATCCTGGTGCGCGCCGGGCCAATTCGGCGTGGAGTTTCGTCGCACCGGATGCCGAAGCGGCGTTCGTTGCACGCCTGACGTGTGATCTAGAGGACGGTGTTTGGGATGCACGATATGGCGCCTTGCGGCATCAATCGGCATTCGATGGGTCCCTGCGATTGATCGCAGGCTCTCACCTTGCCCCTGTCGGTCGTATGGTGGGAAAGGGGTTTTAG